A window of the Verrucomicrobiota bacterium genome harbors these coding sequences:
- a CDS encoding SDR family oxidoreductase has product MAERFVITGATGFLGREVLKRLVARLPQARFTLLVRGREGEPAGDRVSELVDGLFEPAERDRVRTRIEVHAADLTLDRFGLSKAAYGSLIDGTTHVIHSAATVRFDRPLEVAWQINVGGTKGVLDLARALQGSGSLKALAYIGTAFVAGTRAGLVTEEELDIGQGFRNTYERTKCEAEKLVRAARDDVPVVIARPSIIVGDSRTGITTSFKTLYWPLKVYAKHRWRTVPGHPDAVIDVVPVDFVADAVAHLALDDKVAGTCVHLCAGPEGSATIGEIGEFASAFFGIKPPRFFDPTFFLAVLRPLLYATVWGKRRRVLHNGKVYLPYFRMKTMYDTTRARALLDPAGIRAPKVTEYLEKLFRYCVESDWGRRPVTLRTEAA; this is encoded by the coding sequence TTGGCTGAGCGGTTTGTCATAACAGGGGCGACGGGGTTCCTTGGGCGCGAGGTGCTCAAGCGGCTCGTTGCGCGGCTGCCTCAGGCGCGGTTTACGTTGCTTGTGCGCGGGCGCGAGGGCGAGCCGGCCGGTGACCGCGTAAGCGAACTGGTGGACGGTCTGTTCGAACCGGCCGAGCGTGACAGGGTGCGCACACGGATTGAGGTTCATGCGGCTGACCTGACACTCGATCGTTTCGGGCTCAGTAAGGCGGCCTACGGCTCGCTTATCGACGGCACGACGCACGTGATCCACTCAGCGGCCACGGTGCGCTTCGACCGCCCGCTCGAGGTGGCCTGGCAGATCAACGTCGGCGGCACGAAGGGCGTGCTTGATCTGGCGCGCGCGCTGCAGGGCAGCGGCTCGCTCAAGGCGCTGGCCTATATCGGCACAGCGTTCGTGGCCGGCACACGGGCAGGGCTGGTGACGGAGGAGGAGCTCGACATCGGCCAGGGTTTCCGCAACACGTACGAGCGCACCAAGTGCGAAGCCGAGAAGCTCGTGCGCGCTGCCAGGGACGACGTGCCGGTAGTGATCGCGCGGCCGAGCATCATTGTGGGCGACTCGCGCACGGGGATCACGACAAGCTTCAAAACGCTCTACTGGCCCCTCAAGGTCTACGCCAAGCACCGCTGGCGCACCGTGCCGGGGCATCCGGACGCGGTGATCGACGTCGTCCCGGTCGATTTCGTCGCCGACGCCGTGGCGCACCTCGCGCTCGACGACAAGGTGGCGGGCACGTGCGTTCACCTCTGCGCCGGACCCGAGGGGAGCGCGACGATCGGCGAGATCGGCGAGTTCGCCTCGGCGTTCTTCGGCATCAAGCCGCCGCGGTTCTTCGACCCGACGTTCTTCCTCGCCGTATTGCGGCCGCTGCTCTACGCCACGGTCTGGGGCAAGCGCCGGCGCGTGCTGCACAACGGCAAAGTCTATCTCCCCTACTTCCGCATGAAGACGATGTACGACACGACACGCGCCCGCGCGCTGCTCGACCCGGCCGGCATCCGCGCGCCAAAGGTGACCGAGTACCTCGAGAAGCTCTTCCGCTACTGCGTCGAATCGGACTGGGGCCGCCGGCCCGTGACGCTGCGAACGGAGGCGGCCTGA